GTGTCCTTCATTTATAACTTTGTAATTTTGATTAGAAGGCCAAAAATGCAAAACCCTATAGGCTATTATAAAGTAATGCAAGCgacacaaaatatattttaacactAAGGCGCATATAGCCTAGGCCTATAATCTGCTCAATTCTTAGTTATTATTTTTATTACACAAGTGAAATGTAAttattttcattcatttattACATTCAATAATGTTCATAATCTATGAACCTCAACAGTCCTTTTTGCTTATCTCATGTCTCCATGAGGAGGCTGTTTTGTCAAATGATGATATGCAACACTGCCGATAATCATCTCCTGGGATTTGGCAGAGGCACCTGTTTGTACTGATGCTGTTTCTTCAGAGCCTGACACGGTGAACAAGCTACTTTATACCACACGTTCACATCATGGATAATACTGGATTCAATTGGAAATACCGGTTACTGTGTGGATTATGTGCTTTTCTCCACTTTCACGCGTCCATCTCGGCGGAGTCCACCTGTAAACTGAAGGCCAAGTTTAACCTGAACGGCTACAGGAACATAGATAAGAAACAGGTGGTCGTGGGAGGGATGTTTCCCGTTCACCGCCGCATCGCCTCAGCCAATACCAACAGCTCCTCGGTGCCGCTGTCCCTGGGATGCGAGGGGTGAGTACCGGTGAATATTTAGTGTCATGGGATGGGATACAATCACATTATATTACTCAGGAGTTTAAGGCAGTTAAACTGgattgagaggtggagagagtgacAGTGTGAATGTAGGAACATTTttataaattaaaataaatgagtCCTGTTGTATTTCAAATATTATGTGAATGGTATTTAGAACCAGAACATTCTGGGAATTGCTTCTCGACTGagtcacccccctcctcctcccctcaagGTCCTGCTCCCTCATCCAATCGGTGACTCAACAACCACCATCATCCCTAAACTCTCCCTTCAGCCCCCTAGATCTGAACTGCTCCTATATTAGCCAATAAACTAAATTATGATGATCTGGGATGGTTGTCATTCCACCAATATTGTGATCGTTTGTCGCCCTCTAGTGGCGGTGGAATTTAACTTCACTACCTTTTATAATATATTGCAGATACAGCACTATTCAAGATGgtaactactactattattactatttctAACTATTTCCCATCATCATTATCACCGTCATCATCATCACTTCTCATCCAGGTTTAACTTCCGGACGTTTCGTTGGACTCAGACAATGCTCTTCGCCATTGATGAGATCAACAAGCGGACAGACCTCCTCCCCGATACAGACCTGGGATATGTCATCTACGACTCCTGTTTCACCATCTCCAAGGCTGTGGAGGGCACCCTCACCTACCTGACGGGGCAGGAAGAGGCCGTGCCCAACTACCGCTGTGGCACAGGGGCTCCCCTGGCCGCTCTAGTGGGGGCTGGGGGGTCAGACCTGTCCATCGCCACCGCACGCATACTGGGACTCTACTATTTCCCCCAGGTATCTCTGTCTATCTACATATTAATATATGGACTCTCTCTTCACTGCAGCTCCTATATCTATCTAGGTGGGGTGTGGCCTAATCCAGTGGAcattttcctctccctctctcctccctctctctccctctctctccctctctcctctttccctctctcctccctctctccttctctctcctctttccctctctcctccctctctccttctctctcctctttccctctctcctccctctctcctcctctctcctctttccctctctcctcctctctcctctttccctctctcctccctctctcctcctctctccttctctctcctctttccctctctcctccctctctcctccctctctcctcctccctctctcaccctctcttctccctctctctcttctcctctctcctctccctctttccttcctccctccctctctcctctctcgctctcccactctcctctccttctctcctcctctctcctctttccctctctcaccctctcttctccctctctctctccctctctcctccctctctcctcctttctcctctttccctctctcctccctctctcctcctccctctctcaccctctcttctccctctctctctctacctctcttctcccctctcctctccctctttccttcctccctccctctctcctctctcgctctcccactctcctctccctctcttctcccttcctctctcctccctctcctctcccactctcctctccctccctctcctctcccttcctctctcctccctctcctctcccccgtctctcgctctcgctctctctctctctctctctctctctctctctccctgtccctccctctcccctctctctccaccctctcttctccctctctgtccctctcctcctctcttcctctctcctccctctcctctccccctctctctcctttctctctctcctccctccctctcctctccccctctctctctctctctctctctctctctctctctctctctctctccctgtccctccctctcccctctctctcaccctctcttctccctctctcctcctctctcctctccctctttctttccttcctccctccctctctcaccctctcttctccctctctctctctccgtctctcctcctctctcctctccctctttccttcctccctccctctctcctctctcgctctcccactctcctctctcgctctcccactctcctctctcgctctcccactcttctcccttcctctctcctccctctcccctctctctctctctctccctgtccctacctctcccctctctctcaccctctcttctccctctctctccctctctcctcctctctccctctcttctcccttcctctctcctccctctctcatccttctctcctcatctctagGTGAGTTACTCATCGTCCTGCTCTGTGTTGGACAGTAAGTTCCAGTTTCCCACCTTTCTGAGGACCATCCCTAACGACGTCTACCAGTCTGAGGCAATGGCCCGCCTGGTGCTGCACTTCGGCTGGACCTGGGTGGGAACCATCGCCGCGGACGACGACTATGGGAAGTATGGCATCAAGGCCTTCAAGGAACAGGTGGAGGAGGCTGGGGTctgcatctctttctctgagaCTCTGCCCAAGGTGACCGGTTACTGTTTCCATTACATCACAgccctcagtgtctctctctctgtctctgtttctgcctttcttcttctctctcttcttctctctcttcttctctctcttcttctctctcttcttctgtctatTTCCCCAAATTTCTCTCCATCAATTTGCTTGTACCATAAACAAGTGAATAAAGTTTTGGAACCCCGTCCTCCCTACTGTTTGCTGTCCTGTGCAGGTGAGCTCTCCAGAGGACATCCAGCGTATTGTGGAGACTGTGGTGGAGTCGACAGCTAAAATCATTGTGGTGTTCTCCTCTGATGTGGACCTGAGCCCTCTGATCCAGGAGCTGATCCAACACAATGTCACCAACCGCACCTGGATCGCCAGCGAGGCCTGGGTCACCTCCGCACTCATCAACCAGCCTGGGGTGAGGGGGTCAACTAATGGTTAGGTTCAACCAGGGGTCACAGGGACGATAGAATTAGAGTCAGCAGAGTGACCATTTTTATTCGAAAGCAGTGTTCCCTGATATGTTGGGTGTTTTCTGTGTCCAGGTGAGTTCATTACTGGGTGGTACCCTGGGATTCGGTCTGAAGCGTGCTGAGATCCCCGGTCTCCAGCGTCACCTGCTAAACATAGACCCCTACTCCAACCCGCTCACTGAGGAATTCTGGGAAACGGCGTTCAACTGCACGCTGGACTACGGCCGGGCTCTGAGGCTGGCGAAAACAGCAGTGGGGGCAACGCAAGCCTGTCCAGGGCAGTCAGAGGGGTGCCTGAGGGTCTGTGTTCGGGACAGGAGTCCCTGGGGAAACTGAATAATACCTACTCTGATGTGACCCAGCTACGCATCACATACAGGtagatatgatgatgatgatgatgacgacagTGATAGCGATGATAACGAGGATGACGGTGATGGGGGTGATGATGACGATATGATGTATTACAGTGTGTATAAGGCTGTGTACACTGTGGCCCATGCCTTGCATAACATGGAGATCTGTGAGCCTGGCCAGGGGCCCttcaacaacaacagctgtgCTGACATCACCAAATTTGAGCCTTggcaggtcagtctgtgtgtctgtctgtgtgtctgtgtctgtctgtgtgtgtctgtctgtctctgtgtgtgtgtgtgtgtgtgtgtgtatgtgtgtgtgtgcatgcgtgtctatgtgtgtgtgtctgtgtgtgtgtgtgtgtgtctatctgtgtgtgtctatgtgtgtgtgtctgtgtgtgtctgtgtgtgtctgtgtgtgtgtgtgtgtgtctgtgtctgtgtgtgtgtgtgtacatttgtagTTGCATCTTGGTTGTAACCGCTGTAGGTTTAATATGATCCatcttctcctttctcctctagTTGATGTACTACCTGAAGAACGTGTGGTTCCACGTCCCCCACACCAAAGAACCTTTATTCTTCCTGGACGGAGATGTGGATGGCTACTATGACATCATTAACTGGCAAGTGAAAGGTGACGGGGAGATCTCCTACGTGACGATTGGCCGATTCAACAGCACAGCAGCCCCAGATGCCATGATGACTATCAACAATGCATCCATAGTGTGGAACAATGATGAGCTGGAGGTCAGTGAGATATTGTAGTGAGAAGACAAAGACAGTGGTATGTGTGTACCCTGTCTATCTGACTGTCTCCCTTCCTGTCTATctgactgtctccctccctgtctatctGACTGTCTCCCTCCCCGTCTATCTggctgactccctccctccctgtctatctgtctgtctcccttcctGTCTATCTggctgactccctccctccccatctatcTGGCTGACTCCCTTCCTGTCTATCTGGCTGTCTCCTTCCTGTCTATCTGGCTGACTCCTTCCCTCCCCATCTATCTGgctgtctccttccctgtctaTCTGAATTTCTCCCTCCCCGTCTATCTGACTGTTTCCCTCCCTGTCTACCtggctgtctccctccctccctatctgacTGTCTCCCTGCCTATCTGactgtctccttccctccttaGCTGACTGTCTCCCTGTCTATctgactgtctccctccctgtctatctgactgtctccttccttccctcccagtCTATCTGActgtctccttccttccctccctgtctatctgactgtctccttccctccctatctgactgtctccctccctgtctatctgactgtctccctccctgtctatctggctgtctccctccctccctgtctatctggctgtctccctccctccctgtctatctggctgtctccctccctccctgtctatctgtctgtctccctccctccctgtctatctggctgtctccctccctgtctatctggctgtctccctccctccctgtctatctgactgtctccctccctgtctatctgactgtctccctccccatctatctggctgactccctccctccctgtctatctgtctgtctgtctcccttcctGTCTATCTggctgactccctccctccccatctatctggctgactccctccctccccatctatcTGGCTGACTCCCTTCCTGTCTATCTGGCTGTCTCCTTCCTGTCTATCTggctgactccctccctccccatctatctggctgtctccttccctgtctaTCTGAATTTCTCCCTCCCCGTCTATCTGACTGTTTCCCTCCCTGTCTACCtggctgtctccctccctccctccctatctgacTGTCTCCCTGCCTATCTGactgtctccttccctccttagctgactgtctccctccctgtctatctgactgtctccttccctccctgtctatctgactgtctccttccctccctccctatctgactgtctccttccctccctatctgactgtctccctccctccctatctgactgtctccctccctgtctatctgactgtctccctccctgtctatctggctgtctccctccctccctgtctatctggctgtctccctccctgtctatctgactggctccttccctccctagctgactgtctccctccctgtctatctgactgcctcctcccctccctagctgtctccctccctgtctatctgactgtctctcttcctgtctatctgactgtctccctccctgtctatctggctgtctccttccctccctagCTGACTGTTTCCCTCCCTGTCTATCtggctgtctccctccctccctgtctatctgactgtctctctccctgtctatctgactgtctccttccctccctagctgactgtctccctccctgtctatctggctgtctccctccatccctgtctatctggctgtctccctccatccctgtctatctgactgtctccctccctgtctatctggctgtctccctccctgtctatctgactggctccttccctccctagctgactgtctccctccctgtctatctGATTGCCTCCGTCCCTCCCtagctgtctccctccctgtctatctgactgtctccttccctccctagctgactgtctccctccctgtctatctgactgtctctctccctgtctgactgtctccttccctccctatctgactgtctccctccctgtctatctgactgtctccttccctccctagctgactgtctccctccctgtctatctgactgtctccttccctccctagctgactgtctccctccctgtctatctgactgtctccctccctgtctatctggctgtctccctccctgtctatctgactgtctccctccctgtctatctgactgtctccctccctgtctatctgactgtctccctccctgtctatctgactgtctccctccatgtctcccaTCAGACTCCGAGATCAGTGTGCAGTGAGAGCTGCCAGCCTGGTACCAGGAAGGGGATCAGGCAGGGGGAGCCCGTCTGCTGTTTCGACTGCATCCCCTGTGCCGACGGAGAGATCAGCAACGCCACAGGTGATGTATCATTGTGTTCACCTTATCAATCCCTAACAGAGCTTTATTACAACTGCACTTATTTGCGCTGTGCAGCAGAGTTGGTTTGAATTGAGTCCACagttgttgtttaaaaaaaaataaaaaatgatatgtAGCTTGAAGGATATTCTAACAGCTCTGTTggattgtttctgtttctgtgtgtttgactGACCTGAcatcttctctgcctcctctgtcAGACGCCAGGGAGTGTATCCAGTGCACTGAGGATTACTGGTCTAATGCAGCCCGAGACACCTGCGTCCCCAAGACCATCGAGTTCCTGGACTTCAGTGAACCTCTGGGCATCACACTCATAGTGATATCAGCCGTTGGGGCGCTGATCACCCTGGCTGTGGGGGTGTGTAGCCAAAGGCAGCTAAAACTAGTGGAATattggggaatagggtgttattggAGATTTGACTGTTGGAATTACGAGGAGACATAATTACAGTAAATCAGGTAATATTCACTGCCATTTATGATAGACAACCTGAAGTGTATAAGGGTTTGGGTCAATTCGTATTGAAGTCACTCAGGaacttaaaaaaaatacattttctccTTTTCAGTTTATTGAGAAATCCTTGAATATGGAATTTGTGAAAAATGTTGGAATCGGAATTTCAGTTTACTACCTGAATTGGGTGACTTCAATTCGAACggaccccaaccctggtgtgtATGATATTCTACTTCAGATGGTCTTCCTGGTCAACCTGGGTACTCCACTGGTGAGGGCCAACGACCCCATACTGAGTTTCTCCCTGCTGTTCTCCCTGGTGGTGACGTTCCTCTCCTCCATCGTCTTCCTGGGAGAGCCCCAGCCTTGGAGCTGCATGACCAGCCAGGTGGGCCTGGCCCTGGggttttctctctgcctctcctccatcATGGGTGGGtcgaagtctctctctctctctctctctctcactctctcccgctctctctctctctctctctctctccctccaaatcCAGACTAATCCTTTAGCGGCTAGTCTAGCCCTTAAGGAATCATTGGCTGTAAGTGACATGATGGATACTCAGTGGCTACAGTACAGCTCTTACCACATTGctcacacaaccctccccttTAACCCTGACAACGTGTTCTTCTAGGTAAGGCTGCAGTCCTTATGCTCAGGGCCCGGGTTCTGAAGGCTGCCAGGTCCAAGGCCAAAGCCACTGCCAAGGCTGCAGCTCAGGCCGCCGCCGCTGACACCAGCCCTGATGTCATTGTCACCAAtggcaacatcaacaacaacaacaacgccGTAACCGCTGGCAACCCTGATGTGGACTCTCTCCGCCCCGCCCACCAGAGGGTCCTGGCTGCCATAGCAACACTGATCCAGGCCGTGGCGTGCACGGTGTGGCTCGTCATCCTGCCACCTCACCCGGTCaaaaacacggcggcgcagaacaTCAAGATCATCCTGGAGTGTGACCAGGGTTCTGTGGTCTTCATCTGCTGTGTCTTCGGCTACGACATCCTGCTGGCCCTGTTGGCCTTCGTCTTCTCCTTCATAGCACGCAAACTGGAAGACAACTTCAGGTAGCTAGTCACCTTCATGGCACGCAAACTGGAAGACAACTTCAGGTAGCTAGTCACCTTCATGGCACGCAAACTGAAGGACTCTTTCGGGTAGCTAGTCACCTTCATGGCACACAAACTGAAGGACTCCTTCGGGTAGCTAGTCAACTTCATGGCACGCAAACTGAAGGACTCCTTCGGGTAGCTAGTCAACTTCATGGCACGCAAACTGAAGGACTCCTTCGGGTAGCTAGTCAACTTCATGGCACGCAAACTGAAGGACTCCTTCGGGTAGCTAGTCAACTTCATGGCACACAAACTGAAGGACTCCTTTGGGTAGCTAGTCACCTTCATGGCACGCAAACTGAAGGACTCCTTCGGGTAGCTAGTCACCTTCATGGCACACACACTGAAGGACTCCTTCGGGTAGCTAGTGGACCTGGAACTTGCTTAGCTTAGCATTTTAAAGACTTGGCTAGCTGTAGGCTAAGAGCTAACATAGAAGTTAAGCTAACATAACTTTGCAACTTAACTTATTATAACTGTTAGGTTAtaattttcagagtaaataactcacggacactagagagGCTTAcccaattcttcccaaagggtcgatACAGCTGGATTCAGACAAACAAcatttcacacaagcactgatatttaaccctttctcctaggctgagactcctcctccacaacggAACAGCCAATGTATCTCTGTTGCTAGGCAGAACCtgagtgatatctgttcttcctcacttcatcaaacctgacctctaccccaaagtgctcactcctccccaactcaaggcTGTCATGGTGACTGGTACCAGgctgtgtctcttctcctcccagaggATCCCTGATGTCTTAacagtgacatatcctgacatgaTGTAAAGGTTATAcatgaccctctctccctcagtgacatatcctgacataatgtaaaggttatacattaccctctctccctcagtgacatatcctgacataatgtaaaggttatacattcccctctctccctcagtgacatatcctgacatgaTGTAAaggttatacattaccctctctccctcagtgacatatcctgacataatgtaaaggttatacattaccctctctccctcagtgacatatcctgacataatgtaaaggttatacattcccctctctccctcagtgacatatcctgacataatgtaaaggttatacattaccctctctccctcagtgacatatcctgacataatgtaaaggttatacatgaccctctctccctcagtgacatatcctgacatgaTGTAAAGGTTATACATTACcccctctccctcagtgacatatcctgacataatgtaaaggtTATACATTACcccctctccctcagtgacatatcctgacataatgtaaaggttatacattaccctctctccctcagtgacatatcctgatATAATGTAAAGGTTatacattcccctctctccctcagtgacatatcctgacataatgtaaaggttatacattcccctctctccctcagtga
Above is a window of Oncorhynchus kisutch isolate 150728-3 linkage group LG18, Okis_V2, whole genome shotgun sequence DNA encoding:
- the vmn2r1 gene encoding LOW QUALITY PROTEIN: vomeronasal type-2 receptor 1 (The sequence of the model RefSeq protein was modified relative to this genomic sequence to represent the inferred CDS: deleted 2 bases in 1 codon), producing the protein MDNTGFNWKYRLLCGLCAFLHFHASISAESTCKLKAKFNLNGYRNIDKKQVVVGGMFPVHRRIASANTNSSSVPLSLGCEGFNFRTFRWTQTMLFAIDEINKRTDLLPDTDLGYVIYDSCFTISKAVEGTLTYLTGQEEAVPNYRCGTGAPLAALVGAGGSDLSIATARILGLYYFPQVSYSSSCSVLDSKFQFPTFLRTIPNDVYQSEAMARLVLHFGWTWVGTIAADDDYGKYGIKAFKEQVEEAGVCISFSETLPKVSSPEDIQRIVETVVESTAKIIVVFSSDVDLSPLIQELIQHNVTNRTWIASEAWVTSALINQPGVSSLLGGTLGFGLKRAEIPGLQRHLLNIDPYSNPLTEEFWETAFNCTLLRPGSEAGENSSGGNASLSRAVRGVPEGLCSGQESLGKLNNTYSDVTQLRITYSVYKAVYTVAHALHNMEICEPGQGPFNNNSCADITKFEPWQLMYYLKNVWFHVPHTKEPLFFLDGDVDGYYDIINWQVKGDGEISYVTIGRFNSTAAPDAMMTINNASIVWNNDELETPRSVCSESCQPGTRKGIRQGEPVCCFDCIPCADGEISNATDARECIQCTEDYWSNAARDTCVPKTIEFLDFSEPLGITLIVISAVGALITLAVGMVFLVNLGTPLVRANDPILSFSLLFSLVVTFLSSIVFLGEPQPWSCMTSQVGLALGFSLCLSSIMGKAAVLMLRARVLKAARSKAKATAKAAAQAAAADTSPDVIVTNGNINNNNNAVTAGNPDVDSLRPAHQRVLAAIATLIQAVACTVWLVILPPHPVKNTAAQNIKIILECDQGSVVFICCVFGYDILLALLAFVFSFIARKLEDNFSEAKCLTFGMLVFFIVWSSFVPAYLSTRGKFMVAVQIFAILASSFGLLACIFLPKCYVLLVKPEFNTEDMMRPRSKPRDGTGTGTSASLATVATEVQATTGNVDY